Within the Nodosilinea sp. FACHB-141 genome, the region GCTCGCTATCTGGAGAGCCCATTGCAAAGGTGCCGCCTGGGATAGACACCATTTCGAGGCCGACTCTATCGGCATTGTGTTGAAAGTTGAGGCGCTGAGCTATGCCTCTGAATAGTGAGGGAGACGAAGGCTCGGTCAACTGCTCGATGAAGCGATACGCCGAGCTAGGCTGGCGTTGAATTTGCCATTGGCCACGGTCACGGTGCAGGGTGGCGATGGTGAACTCAAACTGTTCGAGGTTATCGGGCGGCGGCGGGTCGGTCTGAGTTTCTAGGGTAATGACTACAAACTCATCGGGTTGAAGAGGGGGCGGAAAGGTGGAGGTGTCATCTTCAAAGTGGGCCTCAATGAACTTAAAAGGTTCAAGGCTTGGGAAGTTGATGAACTCGGCGACGTCGTACTCAATGTCTTGGAGAGGGAAGTCACTGGGGTCAAACCCTCCTATCCTTGTGGGCTGAGCAGGTTCTGCACCCTGCCGTAAGGCCTGGGCAAATTGGGCATAGTCACCACCCAGCTGATTTAAAATATCAGCGGTGACGCTAGCGAATGATCGCATCCCCTGCAACTCTTCGGCCACCTGCACAGTAGGGTCGGTGAGAAAGGCACGAAAATCTTCCGTAGAGAACTGGTTCCAGCGTCGCTCAACCGCAGCGGAGACACTGTTGATCACATCGATGGTGTCTACCGGAGGCAAAAACGTTAGCAAGACCGGCCTGACGCCAGGGGCAAAGTCGTACTGCACCAGGTCTTGGGCATCTAGGGCTACTTGGTCTAGCTCATCGGGTTCGGCCTGCTCAGCCGCAGCTTGAACCGCCTGCTCTAGGTCACTGGCAGACTGCCCCGGCAAGCGCTGCAACAACCCACTTAAAAACACCTCTGCCACCGGCAGGGGTGATGTCACCTCAGGAAGCATAGCATCGCGAATCAGCCGCACCACCGGCGGGGTAATTACCGGGGCTGCCGCCAGCAGCATAATCAGCCGCTGCGCCTCGGGAGAGGCTAGCTCTAGAAACCGCTCAACCCGTTCGAGAGCCAGGGTATTGAGCGCCTGGTTGAGGGCAGCAGCAGGGTCGGTGTCGGGGGCAGCGGTCAGTCGTTGCTGGGCACGGTCTTGGGCAATGTCTTCATAGGATCTGGATCGGGGTACAGTGCCGCCCTGGAGGGGCAGTAAAAAGCCGGGGGTAACCTGACGGCGATCGCCTGCCACCATCAGACTCCATCGGGCCAGGTCGTGTGGATTGCTGGTAACCACCGGCAGCGAGATGCGCTGGCCCAAATTGTCGGACTCGTCACGCTCTTGCAGCTGCACCTTAAGCCACTGGTTGGCCCCGCCATAAACATCGTTGCCTAGGGCCACAGCGGTGCCTCGCCCCAATGCCGTGCGCTTCCACATCCAGCCGGGAAGCACCTGCCAGACCATGGTCGGCATCATTGCCCCCCAGCTATGGAGCATGGGCAGCAGGGTGCCATTCCACCAGTAGGGGCCAGCACAGTCGCTTAGCACCACGGCAATGCGCTGACCCTGCTGGTCAATGAGTTCGCTGGGGCGGTGACCGGGCCGCTGGGGGTTAGAGACCAGCAGCACTGGCTCCTCTGGTGGCTTGGCCTCGGGGTCAACCTTCAGGTCAAACACCTGCACATTCCAAAACACGCCGTAGCGCTTCAAAATGCGCACCACATCTTTGACCAGGCGCTGCCAGATATGCATCGACGACCCGCGATCGACCACCAAAATAATGTCGAAATAAGGTCGCTGCTCGGACTGTAAAACCGGTAAAACCAGGCGCGTGCGGGCAATATTTTCGACGGTGGCAGGCTCGTCAAGTCGTCTGCCGACACCAGCGTCTACCTTTTGTAACAGAGGTCGTAGCGCGCGAATAATAGCTAGCGCATCGGTCAGCATGGGGGGGTCAGCCAACCACACAGGCAGTGTTTTAGGCGGCAGCACCCCGGTCTGGGGGGTGGGGGCAGCAATGTTGACCTGGGGGGTAGTCGGCGGAGGCAGGGGGGGAGGTTCCAGATCGGGTAGATCTCCTCCTAGATCTACAGACGGTAGCGGGGTCGGAGGAGGCCGTTTGGTCTCAACAACTGCTCCAGGGGTAGCTACCTCCATTTTGGTAGCTAGCCAAAGGGTGTCGGCAATTTCAACGCTGGTAAACTTCCGGTCTTCTGCCAGCAGCTTGACTAGCTTGCTGACACCATCGCCAGCCGCTCCTGTGGCCCCAGCGCCGCTCATTAGTCGCCCTCACTCAGACGGCGGAACAGGAGATTTTGCAGGCGTGTCATTTCAACGTCGTTGGGGGCTTCATCACGGGACATGAAGTAAATAGCGTTGAGAAGCTGATCAGTAGAGCGATCGGTTTTGTTCTCTTTGTCTAGAAACTGGCCGATGAGGGTCGTAAGGTTGGTTTCGGCCTGGGTCCAACCGGCGGGGTCGGCGGTGGCAAAGTGCGATCGCACAATAGGCAGTAATGACTCTGGAGTGGGGTTGGGCATCTTGACTCGCAAACAGCGGCGGTAAAACGCGGGTGGGAATTCGCGCTCCCCATTGCTGGTCATAATCACGATAGGAAATTCGCAGCACTTAACCCGACCATTGGTGATCGGTGCCGTCAGATCGGGGTCGGCGGTGCGTACTTCAACGGGGAGGTCTGTCTCCTCACCGCCCCGCTGGCGCTTGCGACGAGCCAGCTCAGGGATTTCAAACTCGCCCTCTTCAAAGAGGTTGAGCAGATCGTTGGGCAAGTTCAGGTCACTTTTATCGATTTCGTCGATGAGCAAAACCCGAGGCAGCAGGGACGGTAGAAACGCTGTACCCACGGGGCCAAGTTGAATGTAGTCACCCAGGTTACCTTCTTCTTCGGGCGCTGGCTCGGGGGAGCTTTGGCGGGTTTTGTCGAGCTGGGCATCTTGCAGGCGGGCGATCGC harbors:
- a CDS encoding MoxR family ATPase; protein product: MSWKYFHGRVDEALELTQPQELTQPPELPPWRQFLPRSEVDAVKDKEYWQTLRRLAAKDGRSVQRGSSFRVQLDDKGQSDIVDAVNAAIHLRRPLLVTGVPGAGKTSLAYAIAYELQLGPVLTWPITARANLVDAEYRYDAIARLQDAQLDKTRQSSPEPAPEEEGNLGDYIQLGPVGTAFLPSLLPRVLLIDEIDKSDLNLPNDLLNLFEEGEFEIPELARRKRQRGGEETDLPVEVRTADPDLTAPITNGRVKCCEFPIVIMTSNGEREFPPAFYRRCLRVKMPNPTPESLLPIVRSHFATADPAGWTQAETNLTTLIGQFLDKENKTDRSTDQLLNAIYFMSRDEAPNDVEMTRLQNLLFRRLSEGD
- a CDS encoding formylglycine-generating enzyme family protein; amino-acid sequence: MSGAGATGAAGDGVSKLVKLLAEDRKFTSVEIADTLWLATKMEVATPGAVVETKRPPPTPLPSVDLGGDLPDLEPPPLPPPTTPQVNIAAPTPQTGVLPPKTLPVWLADPPMLTDALAIIRALRPLLQKVDAGVGRRLDEPATVENIARTRLVLPVLQSEQRPYFDIILVVDRGSSMHIWQRLVKDVVRILKRYGVFWNVQVFDLKVDPEAKPPEEPVLLVSNPQRPGHRPSELIDQQGQRIAVVLSDCAGPYWWNGTLLPMLHSWGAMMPTMVWQVLPGWMWKRTALGRGTAVALGNDVYGGANQWLKVQLQERDESDNLGQRISLPVVTSNPHDLARWSLMVAGDRRQVTPGFLLPLQGGTVPRSRSYEDIAQDRAQQRLTAAPDTDPAAALNQALNTLALERVERFLELASPEAQRLIMLLAAAPVITPPVVRLIRDAMLPEVTSPLPVAEVFLSGLLQRLPGQSASDLEQAVQAAAEQAEPDELDQVALDAQDLVQYDFAPGVRPVLLTFLPPVDTIDVINSVSAAVERRWNQFSTEDFRAFLTDPTVQVAEELQGMRSFASVTADILNQLGGDYAQFAQALRQGAEPAQPTRIGGFDPSDFPLQDIEYDVAEFINFPSLEPFKFIEAHFEDDTSTFPPPLQPDEFVVITLETQTDPPPPDNLEQFEFTIATLHRDRGQWQIQRQPSSAYRFIEQLTEPSSPSLFRGIAQRLNFQHNADRVGLEMVSIPGGTFAMGSPDSEPDLQANEGPQHEVTVPSFWIGRYPVTQAQWRAVAAMPQVDRELKPDPARFKGENRPVERVTWFDAAEFCARLSAHTGRQYRLPSEAEWEYACRAGTTTPFHFGETISSELANYQGSTAYADGPTREDATKTTSIDHFGVANAFGLSDMHGNVFEWCQDYWHSNYEGAPTDGSAWIEGKDSEQRVCRGGSWFSFPRNCRSASRSNSRPGFVSDYDIIGFRVVCSAPKTLQPPTG